Proteins from a genomic interval of Streptomyces sp. SID8374:
- a CDS encoding electron transfer flavoprotein subunit alpha/FixB family protein, whose amino-acid sequence MAEVLVLVDHVDGAVRKPTLELLTLARRIGDPVALALGAGAEAAASVLGEHGAVKVLTADAPEFADYLVVPKVDALQAAFDAVSPVAVLVVSSAEGKEIAARLALRIGSGIITDATDLEAGDQGPVATQAAFAASYTTKSRVSKGVPVITVKPNSAPVEPVAAAGAVEALSVSFSAGATGTKVTARTPRESTGRPELTEAAIVVSGGRGVNGAENFPLIEALADSLGAAVGASRAAVDAGWYPHTSQVGQTGKSVSPQLYIASGISGAIQHRAGMQTSKTIVAINKDAEAPIFDLVDYGVVGDLFTVVPQLTEEINTRKG is encoded by the coding sequence ATGGCTGAAGTTCTTGTTCTGGTCGATCACGTGGACGGTGCGGTCCGCAAGCCCACCCTGGAGCTGCTGACGCTGGCCCGCCGTATCGGTGACCCGGTCGCCCTCGCCCTGGGGGCTGGTGCGGAGGCCGCCGCGTCCGTGCTGGGTGAGCACGGTGCGGTGAAGGTCCTGACCGCCGACGCCCCGGAGTTCGCCGACTACCTCGTGGTGCCGAAGGTGGACGCTTTGCAGGCGGCGTTCGACGCGGTGTCCCCGGTGGCGGTGCTGGTGGTGTCCTCGGCCGAGGGCAAGGAGATCGCCGCCCGCCTCGCGCTGCGCATCGGGTCGGGCATCATCACCGACGCCACCGACCTGGAGGCCGGCGACCAGGGCCCGGTCGCCACGCAGGCCGCGTTCGCCGCCTCGTACACCACCAAGTCCCGTGTCTCCAAGGGCGTCCCCGTCATCACCGTCAAGCCCAACTCCGCCCCCGTCGAGCCCGTTGCGGCCGCGGGTGCGGTCGAGGCGCTGTCGGTGTCGTTCAGTGCGGGTGCCACGGGTACGAAGGTGACCGCGCGGACCCCGCGTGAGTCGACGGGGCGTCCGGAGCTGACCGAGGCCGCGATCGTGGTCTCGGGTGGCCGTGGGGTCAACGGGGCGGAGAACTTCCCCCTCATCGAGGCGCTGGCCGACTCCCTGGGTGCTGCGGTGGGTGCCTCGCGTGCTGCGGTGGACGCGGGCTGGTACCCGCACACATCCCAGGTCGGCCAGACCGGCAAGTCCGTCTCCCCCCAGCTCTACATCGCCTCCGGTATCTCCGGGGCGATCCAGCACCGGGCCGGGATGCAGACCTCCAAGACCATCGTCGCGATCAACAAGGACGCCGAGGCCCCGATCTTCGACCTCGTCGACTACGGCGTCGTCGGCGACCTCTTCACCGTCGTCCCCCAGCTCACCGAAGAGATCAACACCCGCAAGGGCTGA
- a CDS encoding TetR family transcriptional regulator, whose translation MREVLAQAAFQLFLERGFERTTVDDIVARAGVGRRSFFRYFPSKEDVVFPDHERCLAEMTEFLAAVDDGDPVGAVCDAARIVLRMYAADPEFSVQRYRLTREVPGLRTYELSVVRRYEQTLAGHLRARFGSDGDGELRAEVIAASVVAAHNNGLRLWLRSGGAGDPEAAVDHALDLVRDVWERPAGPSPALEKRTEGQAEKRAEEQLAEQGAAGGVTTGSGDNEVIVMVAAKGTPMWRVVQQIEAAVGES comes from the coding sequence ATGCGGGAGGTGCTCGCCCAGGCGGCCTTCCAGCTCTTCCTGGAACGGGGCTTCGAGCGGACGACGGTGGACGACATCGTGGCGCGGGCCGGAGTGGGGCGGCGTTCCTTTTTCCGGTACTTCCCCTCCAAGGAGGACGTGGTCTTCCCGGACCATGAGCGGTGTCTCGCGGAGATGACGGAGTTCCTCGCCGCCGTGGACGACGGTGATCCGGTGGGGGCGGTCTGCGACGCGGCGCGGATCGTGCTGCGGATGTACGCGGCCGACCCCGAGTTCTCCGTGCAGCGCTACCGGCTCACCCGGGAGGTGCCCGGATTGCGGACGTACGAACTCTCCGTGGTGCGCCGCTACGAACAGACGCTCGCCGGTCATCTCCGGGCCCGCTTCGGGTCGGACGGGGACGGGGAGCTGCGGGCCGAGGTGATCGCCGCCTCCGTGGTCGCCGCGCACAACAACGGGCTGCGGCTGTGGCTGCGTTCGGGTGGTGCGGGGGATCCCGAGGCGGCCGTGGACCACGCCCTCGATCTGGTGCGGGACGTGTGGGAGCGGCCCGCCGGGCCTTCGCCCGCGCTGGAGAAACGGACGGAGGGGCAGGCGGAGAAACGGGCGGAGGAACAGCTGGCGGAACAGGGGGCGGCCGGCGGCGTCACCACCGGCTCCGGCGACAACGAGGTCATCGTCATGGTGGCCGCCAAAGGGACCCCCATGTGGCGCGTCGTGCAGCAGATCGAGGCGGCCGTCGGCGAGAGCTGA
- a CDS encoding zinc ribbon domain-containing protein, producing MGTVQKAHEECGLSYNRCRWCGTASFRRLLCPVCASSELEPERTTGHGVVVRTAVVHRYTEAARNESLVRFPEGFVFRCQVVGAAPQMVTVGARVKPLAGEEPDSGAVVLELCEPPAQRDW from the coding sequence ATGGGCACCGTCCAGAAGGCGCACGAGGAGTGCGGCCTCTCCTACAACCGCTGCCGTTGGTGCGGCACCGCCTCCTTCCGGCGGCTGCTGTGCCCGGTGTGCGCGTCCAGCGAACTGGAGCCGGAACGTACCACCGGCCACGGCGTGGTCGTACGGACCGCCGTGGTCCACCGCTACACCGAGGCGGCGCGCAACGAATCCCTGGTCCGCTTCCCCGAGGGCTTCGTCTTCCGCTGCCAGGTCGTCGGTGCCGCACCGCAGATGGTGACGGTCGGCGCCCGCGTGAAGCCCCTCGCGGGGGAGGAGCCGGACTCGGGTGCCGTGGTCCTGGAGCTCTGCGAGCCGCCGGCGCAGCGGGACTGGTGA
- a CDS encoding electron transfer flavoprotein subunit beta/FixA family protein yields the protein MSLRIVVCVKYVPDATGDRHFADDLTLDREDVDGLLSELDEYAVEQALQIADAADDAEITVVTVGPEDAKDALRKALSMGADKAVHVEDDDLHGTDVIGTSLVLAKAVEKTGYDLVICGMASTDGVMGVLPALLAERLGVPQVTLLSEVAVNGGVVTGRRDGDTASERLEASLPAVVSVTDQSGEARYPSFKGIMAAKKKPVQSLDLDDLGLEADEVGLAGAWTAVDSATERPARTAGTIVKDEGEGGKQLAEFLAGQKFI from the coding sequence GTGAGCTTGAGGATCGTTGTCTGTGTGAAGTACGTGCCCGACGCGACCGGTGACCGGCATTTCGCCGATGACCTGACGCTGGACCGTGAGGATGTCGACGGTCTGCTGTCGGAGCTGGACGAGTACGCGGTCGAGCAGGCGTTGCAGATCGCGGATGCGGCGGACGATGCGGAGATCACCGTGGTGACGGTGGGTCCCGAGGATGCCAAGGACGCGTTGCGCAAGGCGTTGTCGATGGGTGCGGACAAGGCTGTTCACGTCGAGGACGACGATCTGCACGGCACCGATGTGATCGGGACCTCGCTGGTGCTGGCGAAGGCGGTCGAGAAGACCGGTTACGACCTGGTGATCTGCGGGATGGCCTCCACCGACGGTGTCATGGGTGTCCTGCCGGCCCTGCTGGCCGAGCGTCTGGGCGTCCCCCAGGTCACCCTCCTGTCCGAGGTCGCGGTGAACGGCGGTGTGGTGACCGGGCGCCGTGACGGTGACACGGCCTCGGAGCGGCTTGAGGCGTCGCTGCCGGCGGTGGTGTCGGTGACCGACCAGTCCGGTGAGGCGCGTTACCCCTCGTTCAAGGGGATCATGGCGGCGAAGAAGAAGCCGGTTCAGTCGCTGGATCTGGATGATCTGGGTCTGGAGGCGGACGAGGTCGGCCTGGCGGGTGCGTGGACGGCCGTGGACTCGGCGACCGAGCGGCCGGCGCGTACGGCGGGCACGATCGTGAAGGACGAGGGCGAGGGCGGCAAGCAGCTCGCCGAGTTCCTCGCGGGCCAGAAGTTCATCTAG
- a CDS encoding SidA/IucD/PvdA family monooxygenase, translating into MTPAPRTPPLDLLGVGAGPFNLSLAALADGVPGLRTAFHEQRTAFHWHPGLLIEGATLQVPFLADLVSLVEPTSPWCYLNYLKTRRRLFPFYFAERFHIHRSEFDNYLRWVSTELPSTHFGHRVDAIAWDAEESAFAVDFTRLGPDGESLGSGLTHTRNLALGVGTAPHIPEPLRALAADPVPLVLHSADYLAQRDRLLAARHVTVVGSGQSGAEVLLDLLRLRPEGAEGLTWLARTPAFAPMEYSKIGLEQFTPDYTRYFHGLPQATRDRLLPSQWQLYKGVSGDTLGDIHDELYRRSLGGDWPDVTLTPGIEVTGATVTDGGRIELTVEHGQQEARGRLTTDAVVLATGYRERPVDTLLAALDPYIVRDDAGRPQVDEAQRLVLAPEIEGAVFVQNAERHTHGVGAPDLGLAAWRSAVIINALTGKETYPLPDRTAFTTFGLGAEDRGGVPGRIAEERR; encoded by the coding sequence ATGACGCCCGCACCGCGAACCCCGCCCCTCGATCTGCTGGGGGTGGGCGCAGGGCCCTTCAACCTCTCGCTCGCCGCACTCGCCGACGGCGTACCCGGCCTGCGCACCGCCTTCCACGAACAGCGCACCGCCTTCCACTGGCACCCCGGGCTGCTCATCGAGGGGGCGACGCTCCAAGTCCCCTTCCTGGCCGACCTGGTGAGCCTGGTGGAGCCGACCAGCCCTTGGTGCTACCTCAATTACCTCAAGACGCGGCGCAGGCTCTTCCCGTTCTACTTCGCCGAGCGCTTCCACATCCACCGCTCCGAGTTCGACAACTACCTGCGCTGGGTGTCCACCGAACTGCCCTCCACCCACTTCGGCCACCGTGTCGACGCGATCGCCTGGGACGCGGAGGAGAGCGCGTTCGCCGTCGACTTCACCCGGCTCGGCCCGGACGGCGAGAGTCTCGGGAGCGGGCTCACCCACACCCGTAACCTTGCTCTCGGCGTCGGCACCGCGCCCCACATCCCCGAGCCGCTACGGGCCCTCGCGGCCGACCCCGTACCCCTCGTCCTGCACTCCGCCGACTACCTCGCCCAGCGGGACCGGCTCCTCGCCGCCCGGCACGTCACCGTCGTCGGCTCGGGGCAGTCGGGCGCCGAAGTCCTCCTGGATCTGCTGCGGTTGCGGCCCGAAGGCGCGGAGGGGCTCACCTGGCTCGCCCGTACCCCGGCCTTCGCACCCATGGAGTACAGCAAGATCGGGCTGGAGCAGTTCACCCCGGACTACACGCGCTACTTCCACGGCCTGCCGCAGGCCACCCGGGACCGGCTGCTGCCCAGCCAGTGGCAGCTCTACAAGGGGGTCAGTGGAGACACCCTCGGGGACATCCACGACGAGCTGTACCGTCGCAGCCTCGGCGGCGACTGGCCCGACGTCACCCTGACCCCCGGCATCGAGGTCACCGGCGCCACTGTGACGGACGGCGGCCGCATCGAACTGACCGTGGAGCACGGCCAGCAGGAGGCCAGAGGCAGGCTGACCACGGACGCGGTGGTCCTCGCCACCGGGTACCGGGAGCGCCCCGTCGACACGCTGCTCGCCGCTCTGGACCCGTACATCGTCCGCGACGACGCCGGGCGGCCCCAGGTCGACGAGGCCCAACGGCTCGTCCTCGCCCCGGAGATCGAGGGTGCCGTCTTCGTGCAGAACGCGGAGCGGCACACGCACGGGGTCGGCGCCCCGGACCTGGGCCTGGCCGCGTGGCGTTCGGCCGTCATCATCAACGCGCTGACGGGCAAGGAGACTTACCCGCTGCCGGACCGGACGGCTTTCACCACGTTCGGACTTGGCGCGGAGGACCGTGGTGGGGTGCCGGGGCGGATAGCCGAAGAGCGGCGGTGA